The following are encoded together in the Chaetodon auriga isolate fChaAug3 chromosome 6, fChaAug3.hap1, whole genome shotgun sequence genome:
- the c2cd5 gene encoding C2 domain-containing protein 5 isoform X9, translated as MPGKLKAKIVAGRHLPVMDRASDLTDAFVEVKFGNTTFKTDVCPKSLNPQWNSEWFKFEVDDEDLQDEPLQVTVLDHDTYSANDAIGKVYIDIDPLLCSEAASVISGWFPIYDTIHGIRGEINVLVKVELFNDLNRFRQSSCGVKFFCTTSIPRCYRAAMVHGFVEELVVNEDPEYQWIDRIRTPRASNEARQRLISLMSGELQRKIGLKVLEMGGNAVVGYLQCFDLEGESGLVVRAIGTACTLDKLSSGSAPNTTTHIHPNTAPASNACNSPSKDGKESPLAHGCRSTHNSPVHSACSSQRLSQNFSVSVPTLIFTGMGSGGSAGKEAGPLKTLLRQQTQTALEQREFPFFTLTSFPPGFLVHVGGVVSARSVKLLDRIHNPALGNTRSYKLLDWNSVTADEPETRDAWWEEIRQEIKSHAKALGCHAVVGYSESTSICEEVCILSASGTAAILNPRYMREGCLDIGITDHRFEEPSPPSCGFCHIPYDELNMPFPAQLTYCYHCRRQKVPDVLFTTIDLPPEAAVTGKGCLIQARLCRLKKKAQGEVNATAISNLLPFMEYELHTQLMNKLKLRSMNALFGLHIQISVGENMLLGLASATGVYLTALPAPGGIQIAGKTPGDLSNEHHIMTIQKRINDTIAKNKEIYQINPPKLFALDPEVFCGINMELTEEVVGSPIPEPRQRSRLFRSHSESSDEVSELDLSHGKKDAFVLEIDDTDAVEDIHSLLTDASPPTGFYSCNTEIMPGIYNWTSGVQMFTSVRVFRLSNANLTNQALNKIFTDLCENLLKSFYFKLRSMIPCCLCHLNFAVAVPEEELIQVAVTAVAMTFDKDQTQEKPADKPITKGCSETEEQLQFPLELCTDSSSANTQPSSKFSGVPETTNVSSRAASVDYGSFADRCSTWLELLRLKAHTIRRGSVKTSRRTQSLAHSVSSLERSSPLPEGRSRSLRSNRSFGGSSVTVVKMTPLSFLPGTRIIKYLGIINMFFIRETTSLREEGGVSGFLHSFIAEVFAMVRAHVAALGGNAVVSYSMKECVFMENPNKNQAQCLINVSGDAVICVRETDQEPIPPNIGQTCTSGTDRPT; from the exons ATGCCCGGGAAACTGAAAGCCAAAATTGTGGCAGGGCGCCACTTGCCTGTGATGGACAGAGCCAGTGACCTTACTGATGCTTTTGTAGAG GTGAAGTTTGGAAACACAACTTTCAAAACCGACGTCTGTCCCAAATCCCTCAATCCACAGTGGAACTCAGAGTGGTTCAAATTTGAG GTTGATGATGAGGACTTGCAGGATGAACCATTGCAGGTCACAGTGTTGGACCACGACACTTACAGTGCTAATGATGCCATAGGGAAAGTGTACATTGACATTGACCCGCTGCTGTGCAGTGAGGCTGCCTCTGTCATCTCTGGCTGGTTTCCCATCTATGATACCATCCACG GTATCCGAGGGGAGATCAATGTCCTTGTCAAAGTGGAGCTTTTTAATGATTTGAACCGCTTCAGACAGTCCTCCTGCGGGGTCAAGTTCTTCTGCA CCACATCCATTCCACGATGCTACCGAGCAGCGATGGTGCACGGGTTTGTGGAGGAGCTTGTGGTGAATGAAGATCCAGAGTACCAGTGGATCGACCGTATAAGAACTCCTCGTGCCTCCAATGAGGCCCGTCAGAGACTTATCTCTCTTATGTCTG gagagctgcagaggaagataGGGCTTAAGGTACTGGAGATGGGAGGGAATGCAGTGGTGGGCTACTTGCAGTGTTTTGATCTGGAGGGAGAGTCTGGCCTAGTGGTCCGGGCCATAGGTACTGCCTGCACACTGGACAAACTCAGCTCTGGAAGTGCCCCCAACACCACCACACATATACACCCTAACACAGCCCCTGCTTCCAATGCCTGCAATTCCCCTTCAAAGGATGGAAAGGA GTCCCCCCTTGCCCACGGATGCCGCTCCACCCACAACAGCCCAGTGCATTCGGCCTGCAGCTCCCAGAGACTGTCCCAGaacttctctgtctctgttcccACACTCATCTTCACTG GAATGGGCAGCGGGGGCAGCGCGGGGAAGGAGGCGGGGCCTCTGAAGACCCTTCTCCGACAACAGACGCAGACGGCTCTCGAGCAGAGG GAGTTCCCCTTCTTCACCTTGACATCTTTCCCACCTGGTTTTCTGGTTCATGTCGGCGGAGTGGTCAGCGCTCGCTCTGTCAAACTACTGGACCGTATACACAACCCTG CCTTGGGTAACACGCGCTCATACAAACTGCTAGACTGGAATAGTGTCACTGCAG atgAGCCAGAGACTCGTGATGCCTGGTGGGAGGAGATTCGCCAGGAGATCAAATCTCATGCCAAAGCTCTCGGTTGCCATGCTGTTGTGGGGTACAGCGAGAGCACTAGCATTTG TGAGGAGGTGTGTATCCTGTCAGCATCAGGCACAGCAGCCATCCTGAATCCACGGTATATGCGTGAAGGCTGCCTAGACATCGGGATCACTGACCACAG GTTCGAGGAGCCGTCTCCCCCGAGCTGTGGCTTCTGTCACATCCCATACGATGAGCTCAACATGCCTTTTCCCGCCCAGCTCACCTACTGTTATCACTGCAGACGACAAAAG gttccTGATGTGCTGTTCACAACAATTGACCTGCCACCAGAAGCAGCAGTCACGGGGAAGGGCTGCCTTATCCAGGCCAG ACTGTGTCGCCTGAAAAAGAAGGCCCAGGGCGAAGTGAATGCGACAGCCATCTCCAACCTGCTACCTTTCATGGAGTACGAGCTGCACACTCAGCTGATGAACAAACTGAAGCTGCGGAGCATGAACGCGCTGTTTGGCTTACACATTCAGATCAGTGTCGGAGAGAACATGCTCCTGGGTCTGGCT TCTGCTACAGGAGTGTACCTGACAGCCCTGCCGGCACCAGGGGGCATCCAGATTGCGGGGAAGACTCCTGGTGACCTGAGCAATGAGCACCACATCATGACCATCCAGAAAAGGATCAATGACACCATAGCCAAGAACAAAGAGATCTATCAAATAAACCCTCCG AAATTATTTGCCCTGGACCCTGAGGTGTTCTGCGGCATAAACATG GAGCTGACAGAGGAAGTTGTGGGCTCTCCGATTCCTGAGCCGAGGCAGCGATCCAGACTTTTCCGTTCCCACTCGGAAAGCTCAGACGAAGTGTCAGAACTGGACCTCTCCCATGGCAAGAAGGATGCCTTTGTGCtggag ATTGATGACACTGATGCAGTGGAGGACATCCACTCCCTCCTCACCGATGCCTCTCCCCCTACAG GCTTCTACAGCTGCAACACTGAGATCATGCCTGGGATTTACAACTGGACTTCAGGAGTTCAG ATGTTTACATCAGTGAGGGTCTTTAGGTTGAGTAATGCCAATCTTACTAACCAAGCCTTGAACAAGATCTTCACTGACTTGTGTGAGAATCTGCTGAAG AGCTTTTACTTCAAGCTGCGCTCTATGATCCCCTGCTGTCTTTGTCATCTCAACTTTGCTGTAGCGGTGCCAGAAGAAGAACTCATACAG GTCGCAGTGACTGCAGTTGCCATGACGTTTGACAAAGACCAGACTCAGGAGAAGCCAGCTGACAAGCCCATCACCAAAG GATGCAGCGAGACCgaagagcagctgcagtttcCGTTGGAGCTCTGCACAGACTCGTCGTCTGCCAACACGCAGCCATCATCCAAATTCTCAG gtgtcCCAGAGACTACCAACGTCTCATCTAGAG CTGCCTCCGTTGATTACGGTTCCTTTGCAGACAGATGCAGCACCTGGCTAGAGCTGCTTAGGCTGAAAGCTCACACCATAAGACGAGGATCAGTTAAGACAAGTAGGAGGACACAGTCTCTAGCACACTCTG TCTCATCTTTGGAGCGCTCCAGTCCGCTCCCTGAGGGACGTTCCCGCTCGCTGCGCTCCAACCGCTCTTTCGGGGGTAGTTCAGTCACCGTGGTGAAGATGACGccgctctccttcctccctggGACACGCATCATTAAATATCTTGGGATcatcaacatgtttttcatcagagAGACAACATCATTGCGGGAG GAAGGCGGTGTCAGTGGCTTCCTCCATTCATTCATAGCAGAGGTGTTTGCGATGGTTCGAGCCCACGTAGCAGCCCTGGGTGGCAACGCAGTAGTGTCCTACAGcatgaaagagtgtgtgttcatggaaaATCCAAACAAGAACCAG GCTCAGTGTCTCATTAATGTGAGTGGAGATGCCGTCATCTGTGTCAGGGAAACGGACCAGGAGCCTATTCCCCCAAATATCGGACAGACCTGCACTAGTGGAACAGATAGGCCTAcatga
- the c2cd5 gene encoding C2 domain-containing protein 5 isoform X11 produces MPGKLKAKIVAGRHLPVMDRASDLTDAFVEVKFGNTTFKTDVCPKSLNPQWNSEWFKFEVDDEDLQDEPLQVTVLDHDTYSANDAIGKVYIDIDPLLCSEAASVISGWFPIYDTIHGIRGEINVLVKVELFNDLNRFRQSSCGVKFFCTTSIPRCYRAAMVHGFVEELVVNEDPEYQWIDRIRTPRASNEARQRLISLMSGELQRKIGLKVLEMGGNAVVGYLQCFDLEGESGLVVRAIGTACTLDKLSSGSAPNTTTHIHPNTAPASNACNSPSKDGKEPVFGEDLLSSSGPPTPFRALPTSSSSPPPFSPSKPCSRQSSSSDTDLSLTPKTGMGSGGSAGKEAGPLKTLLRQQTQTALEQRGASSSGLLLNAREFPFFTLTSFPPGFLVHVGGVVSARSVKLLDRIHNPALGNTRSYKLLDWNSVTADEPETRDAWWEEIRQEIKSHAKALGCHAVVGYSESTSICEEVCILSASGTAAILNPRYMREGCLDIGITDHRFEEPSPPSCGFCHIPYDELNMPFPAQLTYCYHCRRQKVPDVLFTTIDLPPEAAVTGKGCLIQARLCRLKKKAQGEVNATAISNLLPFMEYELHTQLMNKLKLRSMNALFGLHIQISVGENMLLGLASATGVYLTALPAPGGIQIAGKTPGDLSNEHHIMTIQKRINDTIAKNKEIYQINPPKLFALDPEVFCGINMELTEEVVGSPIPEPRQRSRLFRSHSESSDEVSELDLSHGKKDAFVLEIDDTDAVEDIHSLLTDASPPTGFYSCNTEIMPGIYNWTSGVQMFTSVRVFRLSNANLTNQALNKIFTDLCENLLKSFYFKLRSMIPCCLCHLNFAVAVPEEELIQVAVTAVAMTFDKDQTQEKPADKPITKGCSETEEQLQFPLELCTDSSSANTQPSSKFSGTVSLLTPAAKLCQNQLVMVRSAVSSLERSSPLPEGRSRSLRSNRSFGGSSVTVVKMTPLSFLPGTRIIKYLGIINMFFIRETTSLREEGGVSGFLHSFIAEVFAMVRAHVAALGGNAVVSYSMKECVFMENPNKNQAQCLINVSGDAVICVRETDQEPIPPNIGQTCTSGTDRPT; encoded by the exons ATGCCCGGGAAACTGAAAGCCAAAATTGTGGCAGGGCGCCACTTGCCTGTGATGGACAGAGCCAGTGACCTTACTGATGCTTTTGTAGAG GTGAAGTTTGGAAACACAACTTTCAAAACCGACGTCTGTCCCAAATCCCTCAATCCACAGTGGAACTCAGAGTGGTTCAAATTTGAG GTTGATGATGAGGACTTGCAGGATGAACCATTGCAGGTCACAGTGTTGGACCACGACACTTACAGTGCTAATGATGCCATAGGGAAAGTGTACATTGACATTGACCCGCTGCTGTGCAGTGAGGCTGCCTCTGTCATCTCTGGCTGGTTTCCCATCTATGATACCATCCACG GTATCCGAGGGGAGATCAATGTCCTTGTCAAAGTGGAGCTTTTTAATGATTTGAACCGCTTCAGACAGTCCTCCTGCGGGGTCAAGTTCTTCTGCA CCACATCCATTCCACGATGCTACCGAGCAGCGATGGTGCACGGGTTTGTGGAGGAGCTTGTGGTGAATGAAGATCCAGAGTACCAGTGGATCGACCGTATAAGAACTCCTCGTGCCTCCAATGAGGCCCGTCAGAGACTTATCTCTCTTATGTCTG gagagctgcagaggaagataGGGCTTAAGGTACTGGAGATGGGAGGGAATGCAGTGGTGGGCTACTTGCAGTGTTTTGATCTGGAGGGAGAGTCTGGCCTAGTGGTCCGGGCCATAGGTACTGCCTGCACACTGGACAAACTCAGCTCTGGAAGTGCCCCCAACACCACCACACATATACACCCTAACACAGCCCCTGCTTCCAATGCCTGCAATTCCCCTTCAAAGGATGGAAAGGA GCCGGTATTTGGTGAGGACCTGCTCTCGTCCTCCGGCCCGCCAACCCCTTTCAGAgccctccccacctcctcctcctctcctccccccttctctccctccaagCCATGCAGCCGCCAGTCCTCATCATCAGACACAGACCTCAGTTTGACGCCCAAGACGG GAATGGGCAGCGGGGGCAGCGCGGGGAAGGAGGCGGGGCCTCTGAAGACCCTTCTCCGACAACAGACGCAGACGGCTCTCGAGCAGAGG GGAGCGTCCTCCTCTGGGTTATTGTTAAACGCAAGG GAGTTCCCCTTCTTCACCTTGACATCTTTCCCACCTGGTTTTCTGGTTCATGTCGGCGGAGTGGTCAGCGCTCGCTCTGTCAAACTACTGGACCGTATACACAACCCTG CCTTGGGTAACACGCGCTCATACAAACTGCTAGACTGGAATAGTGTCACTGCAG atgAGCCAGAGACTCGTGATGCCTGGTGGGAGGAGATTCGCCAGGAGATCAAATCTCATGCCAAAGCTCTCGGTTGCCATGCTGTTGTGGGGTACAGCGAGAGCACTAGCATTTG TGAGGAGGTGTGTATCCTGTCAGCATCAGGCACAGCAGCCATCCTGAATCCACGGTATATGCGTGAAGGCTGCCTAGACATCGGGATCACTGACCACAG GTTCGAGGAGCCGTCTCCCCCGAGCTGTGGCTTCTGTCACATCCCATACGATGAGCTCAACATGCCTTTTCCCGCCCAGCTCACCTACTGTTATCACTGCAGACGACAAAAG gttccTGATGTGCTGTTCACAACAATTGACCTGCCACCAGAAGCAGCAGTCACGGGGAAGGGCTGCCTTATCCAGGCCAG ACTGTGTCGCCTGAAAAAGAAGGCCCAGGGCGAAGTGAATGCGACAGCCATCTCCAACCTGCTACCTTTCATGGAGTACGAGCTGCACACTCAGCTGATGAACAAACTGAAGCTGCGGAGCATGAACGCGCTGTTTGGCTTACACATTCAGATCAGTGTCGGAGAGAACATGCTCCTGGGTCTGGCT TCTGCTACAGGAGTGTACCTGACAGCCCTGCCGGCACCAGGGGGCATCCAGATTGCGGGGAAGACTCCTGGTGACCTGAGCAATGAGCACCACATCATGACCATCCAGAAAAGGATCAATGACACCATAGCCAAGAACAAAGAGATCTATCAAATAAACCCTCCG AAATTATTTGCCCTGGACCCTGAGGTGTTCTGCGGCATAAACATG GAGCTGACAGAGGAAGTTGTGGGCTCTCCGATTCCTGAGCCGAGGCAGCGATCCAGACTTTTCCGTTCCCACTCGGAAAGCTCAGACGAAGTGTCAGAACTGGACCTCTCCCATGGCAAGAAGGATGCCTTTGTGCtggag ATTGATGACACTGATGCAGTGGAGGACATCCACTCCCTCCTCACCGATGCCTCTCCCCCTACAG GCTTCTACAGCTGCAACACTGAGATCATGCCTGGGATTTACAACTGGACTTCAGGAGTTCAG ATGTTTACATCAGTGAGGGTCTTTAGGTTGAGTAATGCCAATCTTACTAACCAAGCCTTGAACAAGATCTTCACTGACTTGTGTGAGAATCTGCTGAAG AGCTTTTACTTCAAGCTGCGCTCTATGATCCCCTGCTGTCTTTGTCATCTCAACTTTGCTGTAGCGGTGCCAGAAGAAGAACTCATACAG GTCGCAGTGACTGCAGTTGCCATGACGTTTGACAAAGACCAGACTCAGGAGAAGCCAGCTGACAAGCCCATCACCAAAG GATGCAGCGAGACCgaagagcagctgcagtttcCGTTGGAGCTCTGCACAGACTCGTCGTCTGCCAACACGCAGCCATCATCCAAATTCTCAG GTACAGTCTCTTTACTCACCCCAGCTGCAAAACTCTGCCAAAATCAGCTGGTTATGGTTCGTTCAGCAG TCTCATCTTTGGAGCGCTCCAGTCCGCTCCCTGAGGGACGTTCCCGCTCGCTGCGCTCCAACCGCTCTTTCGGGGGTAGTTCAGTCACCGTGGTGAAGATGACGccgctctccttcctccctggGACACGCATCATTAAATATCTTGGGATcatcaacatgtttttcatcagagAGACAACATCATTGCGGGAG GAAGGCGGTGTCAGTGGCTTCCTCCATTCATTCATAGCAGAGGTGTTTGCGATGGTTCGAGCCCACGTAGCAGCCCTGGGTGGCAACGCAGTAGTGTCCTACAGcatgaaagagtgtgtgttcatggaaaATCCAAACAAGAACCAG GCTCAGTGTCTCATTAATGTGAGTGGAGATGCCGTCATCTGTGTCAGGGAAACGGACCAGGAGCCTATTCCCCCAAATATCGGACAGACCTGCACTAGTGGAACAGATAGGCCTAcatga
- the c2cd5 gene encoding C2 domain-containing protein 5 isoform X3 produces MPGKLKAKIVAGRHLPVMDRASDLTDAFVEVKFGNTTFKTDVCPKSLNPQWNSEWFKFEVDDEDLQDEPLQVTVLDHDTYSANDAIGKVYIDIDPLLCSEAASVISGWFPIYDTIHGIRGEINVLVKVELFNDLNRFRQSSCGVKFFCTTSIPRCYRAAMVHGFVEELVVNEDPEYQWIDRIRTPRASNEARQRLISLMSGELQRKIGLKVLEMGGNAVVGYLQCFDLEGESGLVVRAIGTACTLDKLSSGSAPNTTTHIHPNTAPASNACNSPSKDGKEPVFGEDLLSSSGPPTPFRALPTSSSSPPPFSPSKPCSRQSSSSDTDLSLTPKTGMGSGGSAGKEAGPLKTLLRQQTQTALEQRGASSSGLLLNAREFPFFTLTSFPPGFLVHVGGVVSARSVKLLDRIHNPALGNTRSYKLLDWNSVTADEPETRDAWWEEIRQEIKSHAKALGCHAVVGYSESTSICEEVCILSASGTAAILNPRYMREGCLDIGITDHRFEEPSPPSCGFCHIPYDELNMPFPAQLTYCYHCRRQKVPDVLFTTIDLPPEAAVTGKGCLIQARLCRLKKKAQGEVNATAISNLLPFMEYELHTQLMNKLKLRSMNALFGLHIQISVGENMLLGLASATGVYLTALPAPGGIQIAGKTPGDLSNEHHIMTIQKRINDTIAKNKEIYQINPPKLFALDPEVFCGINMELTEEVVGSPIPEPRQRSRLFRSHSESSDEVSELDLSHGKKDAFVLEIDDTDAVEDIHSLLTDASPPTGFYSCNTEIMPGIYNWTSGVQMFTSVRVFRLSNANLTNQALNKIFTDLCENLLKSFYFKLRSMIPCCLCHLNFAVAVPEEELIQVAVTAVAMTFDKDQTQEKPADKPITKGCSETEEQLQFPLELCTDSSSANTQPSSKFSGVPETTNVSSRDRCSTWLELLRLKAHTIRRGSVKTSRRTQSLAHSVSSLERSSPLPEGRSRSLRSNRSFGGSSVTVVKMTPLSFLPGTRIIKYLGIINMFFIRETTSLREEGGVSGFLHSFIAEVFAMVRAHVAALGGNAVVSYSMKECVFMENPNKNQAQCLINVSGDAVICVRETDQEPIPPNIGQTCTSGTDRPT; encoded by the exons ATGCCCGGGAAACTGAAAGCCAAAATTGTGGCAGGGCGCCACTTGCCTGTGATGGACAGAGCCAGTGACCTTACTGATGCTTTTGTAGAG GTGAAGTTTGGAAACACAACTTTCAAAACCGACGTCTGTCCCAAATCCCTCAATCCACAGTGGAACTCAGAGTGGTTCAAATTTGAG GTTGATGATGAGGACTTGCAGGATGAACCATTGCAGGTCACAGTGTTGGACCACGACACTTACAGTGCTAATGATGCCATAGGGAAAGTGTACATTGACATTGACCCGCTGCTGTGCAGTGAGGCTGCCTCTGTCATCTCTGGCTGGTTTCCCATCTATGATACCATCCACG GTATCCGAGGGGAGATCAATGTCCTTGTCAAAGTGGAGCTTTTTAATGATTTGAACCGCTTCAGACAGTCCTCCTGCGGGGTCAAGTTCTTCTGCA CCACATCCATTCCACGATGCTACCGAGCAGCGATGGTGCACGGGTTTGTGGAGGAGCTTGTGGTGAATGAAGATCCAGAGTACCAGTGGATCGACCGTATAAGAACTCCTCGTGCCTCCAATGAGGCCCGTCAGAGACTTATCTCTCTTATGTCTG gagagctgcagaggaagataGGGCTTAAGGTACTGGAGATGGGAGGGAATGCAGTGGTGGGCTACTTGCAGTGTTTTGATCTGGAGGGAGAGTCTGGCCTAGTGGTCCGGGCCATAGGTACTGCCTGCACACTGGACAAACTCAGCTCTGGAAGTGCCCCCAACACCACCACACATATACACCCTAACACAGCCCCTGCTTCCAATGCCTGCAATTCCCCTTCAAAGGATGGAAAGGA GCCGGTATTTGGTGAGGACCTGCTCTCGTCCTCCGGCCCGCCAACCCCTTTCAGAgccctccccacctcctcctcctctcctccccccttctctccctccaagCCATGCAGCCGCCAGTCCTCATCATCAGACACAGACCTCAGTTTGACGCCCAAGACGG GAATGGGCAGCGGGGGCAGCGCGGGGAAGGAGGCGGGGCCTCTGAAGACCCTTCTCCGACAACAGACGCAGACGGCTCTCGAGCAGAGG GGAGCGTCCTCCTCTGGGTTATTGTTAAACGCAAGG GAGTTCCCCTTCTTCACCTTGACATCTTTCCCACCTGGTTTTCTGGTTCATGTCGGCGGAGTGGTCAGCGCTCGCTCTGTCAAACTACTGGACCGTATACACAACCCTG CCTTGGGTAACACGCGCTCATACAAACTGCTAGACTGGAATAGTGTCACTGCAG atgAGCCAGAGACTCGTGATGCCTGGTGGGAGGAGATTCGCCAGGAGATCAAATCTCATGCCAAAGCTCTCGGTTGCCATGCTGTTGTGGGGTACAGCGAGAGCACTAGCATTTG TGAGGAGGTGTGTATCCTGTCAGCATCAGGCACAGCAGCCATCCTGAATCCACGGTATATGCGTGAAGGCTGCCTAGACATCGGGATCACTGACCACAG GTTCGAGGAGCCGTCTCCCCCGAGCTGTGGCTTCTGTCACATCCCATACGATGAGCTCAACATGCCTTTTCCCGCCCAGCTCACCTACTGTTATCACTGCAGACGACAAAAG gttccTGATGTGCTGTTCACAACAATTGACCTGCCACCAGAAGCAGCAGTCACGGGGAAGGGCTGCCTTATCCAGGCCAG ACTGTGTCGCCTGAAAAAGAAGGCCCAGGGCGAAGTGAATGCGACAGCCATCTCCAACCTGCTACCTTTCATGGAGTACGAGCTGCACACTCAGCTGATGAACAAACTGAAGCTGCGGAGCATGAACGCGCTGTTTGGCTTACACATTCAGATCAGTGTCGGAGAGAACATGCTCCTGGGTCTGGCT TCTGCTACAGGAGTGTACCTGACAGCCCTGCCGGCACCAGGGGGCATCCAGATTGCGGGGAAGACTCCTGGTGACCTGAGCAATGAGCACCACATCATGACCATCCAGAAAAGGATCAATGACACCATAGCCAAGAACAAAGAGATCTATCAAATAAACCCTCCG AAATTATTTGCCCTGGACCCTGAGGTGTTCTGCGGCATAAACATG GAGCTGACAGAGGAAGTTGTGGGCTCTCCGATTCCTGAGCCGAGGCAGCGATCCAGACTTTTCCGTTCCCACTCGGAAAGCTCAGACGAAGTGTCAGAACTGGACCTCTCCCATGGCAAGAAGGATGCCTTTGTGCtggag ATTGATGACACTGATGCAGTGGAGGACATCCACTCCCTCCTCACCGATGCCTCTCCCCCTACAG GCTTCTACAGCTGCAACACTGAGATCATGCCTGGGATTTACAACTGGACTTCAGGAGTTCAG ATGTTTACATCAGTGAGGGTCTTTAGGTTGAGTAATGCCAATCTTACTAACCAAGCCTTGAACAAGATCTTCACTGACTTGTGTGAGAATCTGCTGAAG AGCTTTTACTTCAAGCTGCGCTCTATGATCCCCTGCTGTCTTTGTCATCTCAACTTTGCTGTAGCGGTGCCAGAAGAAGAACTCATACAG GTCGCAGTGACTGCAGTTGCCATGACGTTTGACAAAGACCAGACTCAGGAGAAGCCAGCTGACAAGCCCATCACCAAAG GATGCAGCGAGACCgaagagcagctgcagtttcCGTTGGAGCTCTGCACAGACTCGTCGTCTGCCAACACGCAGCCATCATCCAAATTCTCAG gtgtcCCAGAGACTACCAACGTCTCATCTAGAG ACAGATGCAGCACCTGGCTAGAGCTGCTTAGGCTGAAAGCTCACACCATAAGACGAGGATCAGTTAAGACAAGTAGGAGGACACAGTCTCTAGCACACTCTG TCTCATCTTTGGAGCGCTCCAGTCCGCTCCCTGAGGGACGTTCCCGCTCGCTGCGCTCCAACCGCTCTTTCGGGGGTAGTTCAGTCACCGTGGTGAAGATGACGccgctctccttcctccctggGACACGCATCATTAAATATCTTGGGATcatcaacatgtttttcatcagagAGACAACATCATTGCGGGAG GAAGGCGGTGTCAGTGGCTTCCTCCATTCATTCATAGCAGAGGTGTTTGCGATGGTTCGAGCCCACGTAGCAGCCCTGGGTGGCAACGCAGTAGTGTCCTACAGcatgaaagagtgtgtgttcatggaaaATCCAAACAAGAACCAG GCTCAGTGTCTCATTAATGTGAGTGGAGATGCCGTCATCTGTGTCAGGGAAACGGACCAGGAGCCTATTCCCCCAAATATCGGACAGACCTGCACTAGTGGAACAGATAGGCCTAcatga